Below is a genomic region from Ziziphus jujuba cultivar Dongzao chromosome 7, ASM3175591v1.
tttgtgtttcaatgtcttctttaatttatttaaaaatctatttgattaaattaattaaaaatttggtGTGATGTTTTTATAACTTATTGTCAAATTTAAtctcaaaaagtgaaaaaaaaatgttctaaattctttttatagttcatgatataaaaataattgtgtcttaatgtgttatttaatttatttagaaatatattcaattaagttaattaataatttggtgTAATGTTTTATGATCTTGTCAAAACTTAAtctcaaaagggaaaaaagaagaaagttttaaattattttgtatggtTCATGATGTGTAAAATACACGCGGCTAAAATACATAAGGTAGTTATGTTTTTTGGCATGTCATTTTTCTCTAATGGCCTTGGTTATGTGGGTTTATTCTTTCAAGGGCTTTCTAGTGAGGATGCATGATCAAGATTCGGCTTTGGTGATATTAATGAACCGCTTGGCGAgtagataataattaatgtcTAATATAAATTAGGAaggtatgcatatatatatatatatatatatataggagaaaaaaataataattgactactaataatcataaaaaaaatatatatatatatatatataattgactaCTAATAATCATGCATTAGTAAAAATTCAACACCTATTTCAGGACCCTAATATGTACTTCTCACTTTTGTTTTGCATTGTGAATTTATACTACTTAAGAGCATTTCTAATAGTATTGCAATGGGACATGGCAAAAtttgcctataattttttaatcctcCAATAGGACATGGCAAATAGTGGACTCTGTTATGATAAAATTTGTAGGATCCAAATTATCTATtaatgtaaaattaatttttaattactttataatGGATAGAACTTAAATTGAGTAGGAACTTTTCCTTTCTTGGACTGCATTTCCCTACCTTCCTGccggaggtttttttttttttttttgttgggagaCCTACTGCAGCTTCAAAGCAAAATatatctcacttttttttttttttgaaaagccaAATATATACTCAAAATTGAAAGCCAACGGTTTCATTCAAACcgtaaaattgaaaagcaaaaaaaaaaaaaaaaaaaaaaactaaattcaaattgtggacatatatatacatatagtggtaggtagaaaaaaatataatgataggTAGTAGAATAgttgatgaaaaaaaatattggtgtatatattataatagtatgtagaaaattaaattttaattgatgaGAAAAGCAGGTGATAGATAAGATATGGTGTATAATTTGtgattgaaatttaatataatagaagaataaataaaaaaacatatatttgctAATGTTATTTTTAGCATATATCATAGGAAAGACAATGCTAGAATTtagtattgatattattttgaaaatgctaATAACAAAGTAGCTTTTTCTTGTGAACATGCTCCAAGTTTTAAAACATATACGgcatttttgatttttaaaacacTTGAATATTCACCGTACTGCTGACGTGGGGCTTCTGCAGAATGAAATTACAACTTCGAGTCACTATTAAGACATACATGTCCAAAagaagagagggggggggggaaaagaaaaaaacaaaaaggaagaaattatcaataaaatgcATTAATGTGGAAAAAGGTTGATCAGTGACTTACAGCTTGacctcataattttttattcatttacctTTTTCGTAATGTACTATATTATCATTCACTCTTGATTCTTACTCCTTGAACCTTAAAATATATGGTAATCTTGGCGTAAAAGatattgaattttcatatattatgtttattgTCACTATAAAATACAAAACTTACAATAACAAAGTGGCATAAAGATATTACCCAAAAGTCAGAATCCAAATGAGAGACTACCACTCTTTTCAAAAACCCAGTTGAAAATCTGAAATGGGTTTTGAAATTTTCAGAGCCCTTTTTACAATGAGAATCAAGCATaccaaagcaaagaaaaagcaaggaaaaattaatatagttttcCTCCTGTAATGAGTAAAAAAGCTTCAACTTGAAAGCTGAATTCAGCTACCTCTAAACTGTCTGTTAGTTTTTGGTTGGGCATTTGTTGTAATTTGTAATATAAAGAGTTACTAACCagcaaataattgaaaaaacagaaaaaaaaaaaaagcaaataacgTTCTTAAGAAAGCTTTTacaaaattgaataattatattgAGTTTTAATTAACTatctttcaattattttaatttgaattaacaATAACTTTTATTACTGAACTCtcttacaaaataaaacattttaattaacaccaaacatattttatattgtcCCACAAGATTATTATGGACCGGAAAAGTTAGGGAAAAGTTAATAAGGAATGTTTGAATTAAAATGGGCGGGTTTGCCCACCCACGTATGAGGATCCAGAACTAGGCCCCATTTAAATAATTGGCCAAACCCAACCGGACAAAGTCGCCAGCTCagcaatttataaaatttcaaatttcccgTACAAGAAGCAGCACTGCCCAACACAGAATCCACGCGCGCAATGTCACGTGCTCCCTCCCGCCttatctccaaaaaaaaaaaaaaaaaaaaggaaaaaagaaaaaaaaaaaaggcaaaaaaaaccaaaacgacGCACGACAACTGAGAGCGAAACGTGAAGTAATAACGAGCGCAGAATATTTGTGACCCAAAAAGCCGAAAAGTGTCCCATATTAAATCACTTGGCCACCAGATGACCCCATCGAAACGGCAGCGTTTTGAAACTCCCTCACCACCCCCAGTAATCACTGTCTGGCTCTCACTGCCTCCATTTATATCTCCTAAGAGGGAAAGTAGtggcagaaaataaataaataaataaataaataaataaataaaacaaaaaaagtggaaaaatgcTTTCAGATTAGATGATTTCTAGAGGGGACAAAGACAGAGTTCGTGGATTTttggtttggaatttggatttgaatctggtttagggtttttttagGGACGAAAATGGGGGACCAGAGGAACAACAAGTGGAACTGGGAGGTTACAGGGTTTGAACCGAGGAAGTCGTCGTCATCATCGTCGTCTCCGCGGGCGTCGACCTTGGATTACGATGAATATAAGCCTGGTGCACCTCTGGTTCGGAGGTTTTCGATCTCTTCGTCTTCGGTCTTGCCGCATTCGGAGCTTTCCAAGCACTCCATCACCAGTAAACTGCAGCGACTTAAGGACAAAGTGAAGGTAACGGAtttccattttttcatttttttttcttctatttctatCATTTTCGTTGTTGCTTTGGTTTTTGAGCTTAAAACGAGCGGAGTAGTACTTAATCACGGGAATTTAGCTGCAATGTACTTTGAAATCGGCGATGAGAATTTGAATTCTAGTGTTGTGagcatcttctttctttttttttttttaatttttttttattttgtcattttgtaGGAGAATTTATCAGTGAAAATGGAAACTTtagtaaatatttgttttaagtagATTTGGATAATATAGTGTCAGAATTTTAGGAGATTGTCTCATGTATTTGCTTACAACtggttcaattttttattttctattttttgacaGCTTGCAAGAGAAGATTACTTAGATTTGAGACAAGAAGCAAGCGAATTGCAAGAGTACTCCAATGCGAAACTCGATCGAGTTACACGTTATCTTGGTGTTCTTGCCGATAAAAGCCGAAAACTCGGTAAGCGATTTGGTTCTGCTGTATATTTTTATGATGCAGATTAAAGATTCATCTTTTCTCAGTTAAATATGTCTGGGTTTAATAATTTCTATCTGGGACATAGTTTTTCAGATTATATTCCCTGCAACAGCTATAATTATAATGGTGGATGTTCTGTCTTCTATTTCTTAATCGTTCGTTATAGGAGATTTTAAAATGCCTCAGGCCACCTTATTTCTTAAGGGTTTTAAGTATTTTTGGATTTCCTGATGCTTTTTTAGATCAATTTGCTCTTGAAACTGAGGCTAGGATTGCTCCACTGATCAATGAGAAGCGAAGGTTGTTTAATGACTTATTGACAGCCAAAGGTACTCATCTTTTGAACTTTTTTCCTCTAATAAGTCTCtttctcgctctctctctctctctctctctcaagtcACTCCCTCCCTTTGCAAACAAAACCACATTTTATCTTCGCTTTCATGAGCTTACAGCAGTTCTTGTGGTACTTATTTTGGACTAGCCTGTTTGTTTCAGGAAACATAAAGGTAGTTTGTCGTACTAGACCATTATTTGAGGATGAAGGTCCCTCTGTTGTGGAATATCCTGATGAATGCACTATTCGTCTTAATAATGGTGATGATGCCATTTCTAACTCCAAGAAGTGTTTTGAATTTGACAGAGTCTATGGGCCTCATGTTGGACAAGGTGAGCATaacttgccttttttttttttttaaatttttttttttcccaatctgaattatatgtatttaaagcTGTAGAAAAGTAATTGCTCAAGtatctttgaaatttttgtgTGGGCAGCTGAGCTTTTCAATGATGTTCAGCCATTGGTGCAGTCAGTGTTAGATGGATATAATGTCTCCATATTTGCTTATGGACAAACCAACTCAGGAAAGACATACACCATGGTacttcctttctttctctttcttgttTTGCTCTTGTCTTTGAGTCTAATGCTTACAGACTGATACTAGTGGGCACTTCATGCTTGGTGCATACTTATCTTTTGCTTGTTTGTTTCATGCATCTATTTTATAAGTAggatatttgttttattatataaagaataaagattGAAAATTGTAATCTCGTCACCTGGTGAACTAATTCGGTctctagtttttgtttttgttttttttttttaaataattatttgtaagtttgggtgatttttatttgcaaattccATAATAGTTTGGCTTCAACTTTCTCAGGAAGGATCTAGTCATGATCGTGGTTTATATGCTCGTTGTTTTGAGGAGCTGTTTGATTTATCCAACTCAGATTCAACTTCAACTTCTCGATATAAATTCTCTATTACAGCTTTTGAGCTCTACAATGAacaggtttatttatttaattatgtttttatctcTTCCCTTATCATTCTTTTCTCATAgtattatatttgttttctgGCTTTTGTAATCATCATGATTGTTTGATATTGGATTTATGTTCTTATAGATAAGGGATTTGCTCTCAGATTCCGGACATGCTTTACCAAAGGTTCGCATGGGCTCTCCAGAATCCTTTGTAGAACTTGTTCAGGAGAAGATTGATAACCCGCTGGACTTCTCTAGAGTCCTTAAAGCTGCGATTCAGAGCCGGGGAACTGATGTGTCAAAGTTCAATGTTTCTCATTTGTACGGTTCTGAATTCTATAACCTCAAAGTTGATATCAGAATCTAattcttttaacattttatgATGATTTTTTTGAATGAGGTATAATCTTGCTTCTTGTTGTTTGCAATAGCAAAATAAACTAACCATTTGCATAAATCAGAACCCCACTCATTATGGAATAAGAATGTTTTAAACTAACCATTTGCTTAACATTATGGAATAAGAATGCTTTATTTAAAGAAGGGAACATTACAATGAGTTTAGATGTATCAATGGTGGCATTCCTTAATTTTCATGTTTGCTTGTtttgtttcattattttcttatggttgcttattttcatataattcctgtcaaaatattttttaaaatttttataaataaatttacccagccaattttttgttttatgtggTAAAAGGAAAAGCCAGATAAATAGCTTGACTagttttaccaatttgttggaACATTCTTATATTTGATACTATTAAAAGTAGTTTTTTTAAACCTATTGAAATTATTTCCCATAAGTTTTAGGAATCTTCCTTTTAAGGCTGATGTAACTTGCTTATTTTAGAGAAAGCATGGTAGGAGGGTAACCACAAATTTGATTATAGCTCAAGTTACAAAttctgggggaaaaaaaaaaggtttaaggaTTTTGGTAATTCACTTTTTAGTGTATCCTTGTCTTTCTGTTActatacttatttttatttatctaagtAGGTTTCTTGTCTGCTTTTGTCAGGATTGTCACAATTCATGTATATTATAACAATTTGATCACTGGAGAAAACTCATACAGCAAAATTTCTCTAGTTGACTTGGCTGGAAGTGAAGGATCAATTGCAGAAGATGAAAGTGGTGAGCGTGTGACGGACTTGCTGCATGTCATGAAGTCACTTTCAGCGTATGTCATATTAGCTAACATGATTTGTCATATAGCTTCTGCTTGTTTATCATCAGTGTTTTGACATTTCATTTTTTCTGCATTTACTCTGTCcgatatttatttaatctacTTGTTTGATTTTTCATGTAGGTTGGGAGATGTTTTATCTTCTTTGACTTCAAAAAAGGATGTAATTCCTTATGAGAACTCGATGCTAACCAAAGTGCTTGCAGACTCACTAGGTATTCATTTGTTCTTATCTTTTATGTAGACACAGTTTGTGATGAAAGTGAAGAGGAGAACAAAGTCTTTATGGGTAACAATAAAGTGGAATTGCACATGATTCTGTTTTTGATAAGAAAGTTGCATATGAAGTCTTTATTTCTCTAGTTTGTGTATTTTCAAATTAGAGTCATGTCCATGAATATTGGTTATTTGTTGGCTCAGGGGatcattatttgttatttaatgATTTTGGGTTATTTTGTATGACCTCCTAAGACATAATTTTATCAGTATGATACATTGTTTGTACTTGTATACACTAAGTCATCTTCCATGGATGATTTATCCTCACTACGAGGAACACAAATGAGTATTGAAGATCTGTATTAAAAATCTATTGTTTCTTCATGCAAGcattataattatgaaaataataccTAAAGGTCATGATATGCTAAGTTCATTGCATGAACATAAAGTGGTGTATTTTCCTATAACCATCTTTACTTTTGGCTCATGATGTTTCTAATGCTAGTTTCTGGATATCATTACCCTAGGGAATGTTTAGAATTCTAGTATTACATTTATATTGTTTCCTGAGATTAAATTGGAATACTATATCGCAGTCtagtgtattattattattattttgtcccAATGTAGGTGGAACTTCAAAAACTTTGATGATTCTTAATGTTTGTCCAAATGCTTTGAATTTGTCCGAGACATTGTTATCACTCAATTTCTCTGCTAGAGCTCGAAATGCTGTTCTAAGTCTTGGAAACCGTGATACAATGAAGAAATGGAGAGATATTGTAAGTTTTCTTTTATCCTTTACTGTTTCCTGACAAACTCTATGGTGATATTTTGATGaatataatatatctttttgTGTGACATAAGTTATGGATGTTGGTGGATTTGATATGGAGTTTTATTGCCCAGTTTCATTGCCAAAGGCCTCTTAATTTTCCATTCCCcagtcaaggaaaaaaaaaaaaaaaaaaggatggataAATTAACTGTGGTGAGGCAAGTGGTTCGTAGTTTAAGTGTGGAATTGAATGTGTTCCTCTTTTACACTAATTACTAACATTCTGACGCACAAAATATAGAAGTTTCTTCATTTGAGATTTACCtagcaaatttttatttttttaatttattgacaaTAAGTGATAACACAATTGTCAAGTGTGTGTTCTCTATTTTGAAGTTTAGTTGATGCTCTTGTAGGCAAATGATGCACGTAAAGAATTATATGACagggaaaaagaaattcaagatCTGAAACAAGAGGCTTTGGAGCTTAAATATGCTCTCAAGGGTGCAAATGATCAGTGCGTCCTACTCTTCAATGAAGTTCAGAAGGCGTGGAAAGCTTCTTATACATTACAGTCAGATTTAAAGGTTTTGTAACTTCATGAGTTTGGTATAGTGTTCCATTTGACTTGTGTGTTTCTGGAATGTAAACATGccttgtttgtttttttcagTCAATGCaccactttatttattttttgccaaAACTTTTAGTTAATACTTCTAAGGTCTTTCTGAAGCAAATGAGATTTTTGATACAGTTAATTGTGTCAAGGAACTACTAAATTGTGGTggttttctttgttattttaaGCCATGTGGGATGATATTTAGTTTTATGGTTCTAAGTGGATAACAATATGAATGATCCAATGATTAACGCATATGTTTTCAAATTCTTGTGGAACTTTATTACCACTTTTCAATCTTTGTCCTCAGAAATAGGATTATTTTCTCCATCTCTTGGTAGGTCAATGTTTATggttatcaatttatttattttatatttttgagcattaatttaatgataatgaaaaataGTCAATGATTTTATTCTTGACAATAACTTTTCTCAATGTGATGTTTTCTGTTTCCTTTAAATTTATACAATTATCTTATCCTACTTTTGTCCCTAGTTTGCTACTGTTTGAGCATTTAAGCTCATCAGAAAAAGTTTTACTAAACCTAGTGTGAACTATCCTGTGTACCATGTTTTTCAAAGTTGTTGATGACTTCTTCTAGCCTTTTTAATTAAGCATGTTACTGAGCTTTCTCATTCTTAATATTTGATGCAGTCAGAGAGTATTATGCTTGCTGATAAGCATAAGATAGAGAAGGAACAAAATGCTCAGCTTAGAAATCAAGTTGCTCAGCTGTTGCAGTTGGAGCAAGAGCAAAAGATGCAGATAGAACAACGGGACTCAACCATTCAAACCTTGCAGGTAGGTTCTGTGTTCACTTATTCTCCTAATTTCATGGACTATTATGAAATAGATACTCAAATAGGAATTTTCAGAGTGTAATTTTTGTCGTGCAAGTAGAAAGTAGAAAACAGTGGCAACTTATGCAAGTAGAAATTGAAATGTGAGAAGAGGAAAAAAGTTTATTAGTTGTTTGAGTAATTTATTTCACGAACAGGGGAAAAAGTGCTTCTTCTTCTAAAGAAGTTGGAATCAAGAAACCTCAGAAGTCACCTTACTCCCTCTGGATACAGAAATGAGCACATATCCAACACAGCAGCCTCTAAAATTGCTATATCTTTTTCATGCATTCTAATAACCTTCCAGAGTTGAGTGCTGGTATTGATAGAGTCTGCATATCAAAGATTTGGAAATAATTATGGGTTCATAATTTGCTATGGACCATGAAATCGAGTTGAGAGATGATGGATTTCCATTGATGTGCACATTTctgtttttgtgaaaaaaaaaaaaaaatgtggtttCACTAGCATATTTGCATAATAAGCATTAGCTTACTTTAACCTTTTGTTTCAGGCCAAAATTAAGGGTATTGAGTCCCAACTCAATGAAGCCCTTCGTTCCAGTGAAGTTAGGCCAACACTTAGCTCAGAATCAGGGCCTGGGACAACAGGGGATGGAATGGATTCTTCTACTGTAACTAAGAAATTGGAAGAGGAGCTGAAGAAACGTGATGCACTGATTGAGGTCCATTATCCATTATGATTCTTTGCATTATCTAAGTAATCATGGAAAATCATGGACATTGCTGAATGGCTACTTTTTGTGCATCTTAATGTGTAgtaattgctttatttatttatctgttcTGGACTTCTATGGTGTTTGTATGTGTTGTCTTACTTATCAACATGCCATGTCTTTATCAATTGAGTTGGTAAATCCATGCTTCCTTATCgttcctttcttttatttttttatttatttttatgagagCTTGGAAAAGAATGGTCTTTAATCTATCCATCTAACTggatttaatttggatttaattGTAACACCAGATATATGTTTTTCTTCTCTAGGTGCAGGTTCTTTCCTCATTGTGTCAAATGTAACTTTCAAGTTTCAACCATGCTATAGTTCTGTTATCAGATTATATGAACCTATAATGCAATTCATCATGGCATTTATGGACTTGTCTTTCAGATTTGCAATTTATGCTCAAGAAATTGCACTTATGTGAATTAGTTAGTGGTTCTGGAAAGATTCTTTTTAAACTCCTTTGAGCTTTTGATATGTGTAATTAATCTTTTTGCTCAATTTCTCGGTGGCATAAATTGTTGTGCTCCTTCAGTGTATACATCTCATAGGATGACTAACATCTCTTTCACTCTCTTCCCAGAGGTTGCACGAGGAAAATGAGAAACTATTTGATAGATTAACAGAGAAAGCATCTTTGGTTGGATCACCACAAGTAAATTCTCTTTCCTTCATATTTGAGCAACCATGTTTCTGCTTTGTTATTGATATAAAGTCTGTTAATATTGTGGCTGATTAAATTCGatgatatttcatttatttatatctagtttaattgtttgttttatttttttagttgatGCTTTTAAAAGTGCAGGTGCCAGGTGTAATCAAGGTGTATATTGTTATTTGAACacttaaaatgttttttaaacACCCTGCTGTGGTTGCTTTGCCATTTATGTATGTTTCTTGGATATTTTATCATATAGTTATATTTTTGCACTTCTTAACTGAGTTAAATAGATTAAATGCTTTGTGCATTCTTATCCTTCTAGTCATGAAACCATGTAAATGCGtttgcaaaaattaaaatcatatttgtaatcttgtttatatatatttgcaattttgataattttttgacTGGATAAATAAGCTATTTTTCACTTAacttgtttttccttttcactGCATTTGCAAAAATTAATGTCATATTTGTGATCTTCTTGATATATATGttcaattttgataattttttgacCGAACATATATGCTATTTCACTAAActtggttttctttttaattgcaTTAGGAATGATGGCCAtgtaaggtttttattttttattttttgtttttggttgttgCTTACTATATGAGTTGATGAGGTAGTCTTGTGAAGGATTCGGATTATTTGTGGATGTATAATGCTTTGATGGAATTCTTTTTTGATCTTGatcaaaatatcaatttctTTCAGAGGGTTAGTCTTTGTTATCCATCATACTTTCCTTCTTTGTGATGGTTCACCTCTCTGTGCCTTAGGACGGATTCACATTATAGAAGATAAGAAATTTGAGGAGCTGCCAGAAATTGCATGACAAACATGCTATTATGAAATTCATATTTTGTATTCAATTTgtagtaattattattattgttgagcATTCAATGCAAACTTTCTTAGTTGATGGAGTTTTCCTTGTTCTTGTGGTTGCACTTTTGAAATATTTCAACTTAGAAACTTAATCTTTTTAATGTTAGAAACATCTTTAAATTCCCCATCAATAAATTTGGTTTGAAAATCTTTTTTATGGATTAGTGTAACTACGTAAGATGTCTTCTAATATTAATGCCTCAACAAATTTGACATATGGTTTTCTATCATCTTCTCTCCAAACAAGAGAGGactttttgttatcttttattAGATTTAGGGCCTCTACCAATTCTAGAGTAATGatgtatgaaatttattttgagcTACTATTCTTCAGTGGTTTTTCCAAGTGTTTGTTCCAGATGTctgtcttattttctttttgataaatatattccTGATGTGATTATGTCTATTTTCAGCTGTCAAGTCCATCGTCCAAAGGATTAGTGAATGCTCAGAATCGGGAGCTTGGAAGGTGTACTTTTTGTCAGATTGAAGGATTTGTCTATTTGATTGTTTCTTAGTTCTTTCTCTCTCATGGTTACTTAGTAAATTGCTTTTAAACAGGAATGATAATAAAGGTCGTTCAGTGGATGGTATTACTTCACCATTGGCTTCGGATAAGACTGATGGCACAGTTGCTCTGGTTAAAACAAGTTCAGAAAATGTTAAAACAACCCCAGCAGGAGAATATCTTACTAATGCCTTGAATGAATTTGATCCTGAACAATATGATAGTCTTGCTGCTATTTCAGATGGAGCAAACAAACTTTTAATGCTGGTATGCTTGGTAACATTGGGCCATTGTTATGTCTTGAAAATTGTCTAGGCATGTTATAATCAATCCTGATGAGTTATCGATTGTGATCAATTATCATAGAATGATGaatgggtttatttatttattaatttattaagggGTGTGCTGGTATTATTCAATGTAATGATTcatgaaatatatttaaaaaagtattCCATGGTGAGgcttatatattcaaatttctTAAATCAATCATATGGGTATCATTCTGGAAGTTTTGGGGAAGTTCAATAATACTGATTCTTATGATGCCAGTTTTTCCACCTTGATCTGTTCGCTAAAGGGAGGCTGGTTTagtttttgactaaattgaaaGTTAATTTGCTGGaggattttgtaattttagtaTTGAAACTGTCACTTTCCTGTGGATAAGTTAAAATTATATCGCATACCCTGTAATAAGATTACTTGTCAAAAAGAAACAGTAGAAGGTCTGGCGGTAACTTTCCATTTCCAATATTACAGGTTTTGGCTGCGGTGATTAAAGCAGGAGCTTCTAGAGAACATGAAATACTTGCTGAAATTAGAGATGCTGTTTTCGCTTTTATTCGTAAAATGGAACCAAAGAGGGTCATGGATACCATGCTTGTATCCCGCGTTAGAATATTGTATATTAGATCTTTGCTTGCTAGATCACCAGAATTGCAGTCCATCAAGGTAATAAAAATGAGACTTAAGcttttttctttgaaatgtTAATCTGTATGATCATAAGCTTAATATGTGTTAAATTTTTCAATTGTAGGTTTCGTCCGTTGAGTGTTTTCTAGAGAAGGCTAATACTGGACGTAGCAGGAGCTCCAGCCGTGGTAACAGCCCAGGAAGGTCTCCTGTGCGCTATGTTGATGAGCAGATTCAAGGCTTTAAAATAAATCTAAAGCCAGAAAGGAAGTCCAAGTTCTCCACAGTTGTATCAAAGATACGGGGACTCGACCAGGTGCCTGTGATTCTTATACACTTTCCACTTTTTATGTTGTGTCATTATCTATGAACTATTATTATGTGCATGTTACCTCTGCCTCTTCCCTATCTTGTGCATCCTAATGGAGTGTGTTGGATATTTAATCCATTtaacacgtatatatatatatattttgctgatATTTTATTGATGAAAATTATCATCTGTTAGACCTGCTTTCTGGCCCTCTTCATTGTTATCCGCATATAACTGCTTCTCTGATGTATGGGAACTTTCTTGTGGTAGAATTGGCTTCATCGTTCATGTTGCAAATGGTTTTGATGGATTTGAGTGTGCAGGATACTCCTAGGCAACAAGTAACTGGTGGAA
It encodes:
- the LOC107425162 gene encoding kinesin-like protein KIN-14B, with protein sequence MGDQRNNKWNWEVTGFEPRKSSSSSSSPRASTLDYDEYKPGAPLVRRFSISSSSVLPHSELSKHSITSKLQRLKDKVKLAREDYLDLRQEASELQEYSNAKLDRVTRYLGVLADKSRKLDQFALETEARIAPLINEKRRLFNDLLTAKGNIKVVCRTRPLFEDEGPSVVEYPDECTIRLNNGDDAISNSKKCFEFDRVYGPHVGQAELFNDVQPLVQSVLDGYNVSIFAYGQTNSGKTYTMEGSSHDRGLYARCFEELFDLSNSDSTSTSRYKFSITAFELYNEQIRDLLSDSGHALPKVRMGSPESFVELVQEKIDNPLDFSRVLKAAIQSRGTDVSKFNVSHLIVTIHVYYNNLITGENSYSKISLVDLAGSEGSIAEDESGERVTDLLHVMKSLSALGDVLSSLTSKKDVIPYENSMLTKVLADSLGGTSKTLMILNVCPNALNLSETLLSLNFSARARNAVLSLGNRDTMKKWRDIANDARKELYDREKEIQDLKQEALELKYALKGANDQCVLLFNEVQKAWKASYTLQSDLKSESIMLADKHKIEKEQNAQLRNQVAQLLQLEQEQKMQIEQRDSTIQTLQAKIKGIESQLNEALRSSEVRPTLSSESGPGTTGDGMDSSTVTKKLEEELKKRDALIERLHEENEKLFDRLTEKASLVGSPQLSSPSSKGLVNAQNRELGRNDNKGRSVDGITSPLASDKTDGTVALVKTSSENVKTTPAGEYLTNALNEFDPEQYDSLAAISDGANKLLMLVLAAVIKAGASREHEILAEIRDAVFAFIRKMEPKRVMDTMLVSRVRILYIRSLLARSPELQSIKVSSVECFLEKANTGRSRSSSRGNSPGRSPVRYVDEQIQGFKINLKPERKSKFSTVVSKIRGLDQDTPRQQVTGGKLREIHEEAKSFAIGNKALAALFVHTPAGELQRQIRSWLAESFDFLSVTGDDASGGTTGQLELLSTTIMDGWMAGLGAAMPPSTDALGQLLSEYAKRVYNSQLQHLKDIAGTLATEEAEDAAQVSKLRSALESVDHKRRKNLQQMRSDVALLTLEDGGPPIQNPSTAAEDARLASLISLDGILKQVKDIVRQSSVNILSKSKKKAMLASLDELAERMPSLLNIDHPCAQRQIADARRVVQSVPEEDDRVQETSHVHKASTDSGISTETDVAQWNVLQFNTGSTTPFIIKCGANSNSELVIKADARVQEPKGGEIVRVVPRPTVLENMSLEEMKQVFSQLPEALSLLALARTADGTRARYSRLYRTLAMKVPSLRDLVGELEKGGVLKDVRS